TGATGAATTTGACAGATGGAAATCTTGCCAGCCATGTTAACGCTCTTGAAAAGGAAAAGTATATTAAAGTAAAAAAAGGGTTCATAGGAAAGAAAACAAAAACTTCTTATTCTTTGACCGATAAAGGAAAAAAAGCTTTTGAGGAACACTTAAATGCTCTGGAAAAATTAATAAAAGAATCTTTCTAAATTTATTGAACTGTGAATCAAAAAGAATCCATAAAAGAATTAATGCAAATCCCAAGTGTTGGTGTTTCCATAGCAAATGATTTATACGGAATTGGAATAAAAAAAATTAAGGATTTAGAGAATAAAAATCCTCGAAGGCTTTACGAAAAGCTGAACAAAACAACCGGAGCTACTCACGATGTATGTGTTTTATACGCTTTCCGCTGCGCAGTCTATTTTGCATCAAATAAAAAACATGATAAAGAAAAGCTGAAATGGTGGAACTGGAAAAACCTAACTATCAATGAAAATAAAAATTATGAACATTAACTGGTTTAAAAAAGTTGGAATTATTTTTATTCCGACTTCAATCGTCGGAGTAATTTTATACCTTCTCACATTGGTTTTTTGTGCGACTGTTTTCACTGCCATTGACAGGCATTCTCACTCAAATTCAGATACATTATATGGGATATTTCCATTCTTTGTCTCTGCGTTCACAATTTTATACTGGATAGCAGCTAATACAAGCGGGAAGAAATCTGCACAGGAATAATTACTGAAATACTTTTGGTTTTATTTCAAAAATGTGATCATCTGCAACAGCAAACACTCTGTCGTTTTCGGCTGGTCTGATTTTATATGTCCCTGTAAAATCTCCGAAAGCAGGAAGTACTGCATATTTCTCAGTGAAGTAAAAACAATGGGCTTTTAATGAGCTTCCTCCTTTACCATAAAGATGGATACTGGGATGAATGTGCCCGCAAAGAACATACCCGTCATTTGATTTTTCCGGCTCATGCTTTAATACAAAGGGGGATAAGTCAAATGGTTCATCATAACATTTAATATCTAATTCTTCACACGGATCACCTGCATGATAATCATGGTTGCCCCTAATCAGATTCATTTCTATTTCCTTATGATTCTCTCTCCAATTAATAACAGCATCAAGAACACTGGGAGTTTTTCCCATACGTGAATGGAATAAATCTCCAAGAAAATAAATTTTCTCTGCCTTAGTTTTATTTAAAAGTGAAGTGATTTTTTTTAGATCTTCATTAAGTCCGCCGGCGGGGACAGGAATTCCCTGAATTCTGAAGGTTGAAGTTTTTCCGAAATGAGTATCAGATATAAATAAAATTCTTTCCTTCTCCCAGTATATTGCTTTCTCAGGAAAGAGTTCTAATTTTTCATCTGCAATTATTATGACCATGTTTCAGTTTAACTTCCTTAATTTAATTCTCTTTATCGTATTGCTCAATTAACTTTCTTATCCTGTCACTGAACTGCTCAGTCGACATTTTCTCTCTGAATATCTCTGCCAGCAGAGGGAAACATAAAGGAGTTGGCCGCTCGGGATTTGTAATTGTTATCTTACTTTTATTAAATCTTTTTAGTGTCTGCACTAATCTTGTTTGCTCCAGTTGATTTTCTAAAACTTCCCTGTGTGTCTGATGCAGCAATAAATTTTCAGGGTCGTACTTTGTGAATATATCATAAAATAATCCAGTCGATGCCTGGATCTGTCTTACTGATTTATTACTTCCAGGATAACCCTGAAATATTAATCCTGCAATTCTTGCAATTTGTCTGAACTGCCTTTTAGATAGCTCAGATGTATTCAGACTTTGCTGTATATCATCCAGTAAATTATCTGTTGAAAATAATCCGTTCTGAATTGCTTCTTCAATAGGAATTTCTTCACTGCTTAACAGCTCAAGTCCGTAATCACTTGAAGCCATAGAGAAAGTCATGGATTTAATTTTAGATATTCTATATCCGAATAAAGCATTAAATCCTTCGTTAACTAATTTACCCTCGAATGTATAAATGAAAACATGAAAGCCTTCTCTTGTTTTTATTTTTTCAATTAATATTTCATTGAATGCAGGCAGAGCAGAAAGTTCATCCTGAAATTCTAGTAATGATTGTACTGCCTGCATCTCACGTGATTTATAAATCCCGTGTTTTGCGCTTGTAATATTTTTTCTGATTCCTTCACTAAGCATTCCTGATAAAGGCAATCTTCCTCCGTCCCATCTTGGAACGATTCCGTTTTTCCGGTTGGACTTTTTTACATAGGCAGTCATATCTTTCGCCTTAATGAACTCCAATGACCTACCTGAAAAAACAAAAACATCACCGGGATTTAATCTGGATATAAAAGATTCTTCAATGCTTCCAAGCCTGCTTCCTCCCATGAACTGCACAATCATAGACGACTCACTTACAATTGTTCCTATGGACATTCTGTGTCTTTGTGCAATCCTTCTGTTTTCTACTATATATTTATCATCTTCCTTCACAACTTTATGAAATTCGGGATAAGCTTCAAGTGTTGAGCCACCTTTTGTTACAAAATCCAGCGCCCACAAAAATTCAGCTTCAGTTAAATTTCTATAAGAGTAAGTTGTTTTCACTTCCTTATAAACTTTATCAAGCTCATAACCGTCTCCCAGCGCAAGAGTTACTAAATGCTGCGAAAGTAAATCAAGCGGTTTTTCAATAGGAATTCTATCCTCCACTTTATTTTCCAGCGCTGCATCCCGAACAGCGGAAATTTCAATAAGCTCAAATGCATTTGTAGGCACGCAGGTAACTCTGCTTACTCCTCCCGGCTGGTGACCGCTTCTGCCTGCTCTTTGCAGTAAACGGGCAACTCCTTTTGGGCTGCCGACTTGGAGAACTCTTTCAACGGGAGAAAAGTCCACACCTAAATCTAATGAAGAAGTGCTTACTACGCATTTCATTTTTCCTTCACGCAGTTCATTCTCAACAAACTCACGTACTTCTCTACCTATAGAGCCGTGATGTAAGGCGATTCTTCCAGCCCAGTCAGGCCGTTCATTTAATATTGCCTGAAACCAAATTTCAGTCTGCGAACGAGTGTTGGTAAAAACAATTACACTTCTCCACTTATCAATTTCTTCAACAACTTTTGGAAGTAATTGTAATCCGATGTGGCCAGCCCATGGAAATCTTTCAATCTTATCGGGCATTATGGAATCGATAATTATTTCCTTACTTTGTATTCCCTCAACAATTTTTGTTTTTATATTTTTTTTGTTTCCAACTAAAACCTGAAGAGCTGTTTTTAAATTTCCTATTGTAGCTGATACTCCCCACACTTTCAATTTTTTATTCCACATTCTTAATCGCGCAAGTGCAAGCTCTGTCATTACTCCGCGCTTGGAAGAAAGAAGCTCGTGCCATTCATCAATTACAATACATCTTAAATCACTGAACATTTTTTTACTGTCTTTCTGAGAGATGAGTAACGTCAGACTTTCAGGGGTGGTAACTAAAACATCGGGCATGGATTTCATCTGCCTAGCCCTTTGCGTCGTTGTAGTATCACCTGTTCTTGATTCAATCGTCCAGTCAATTCCCATATCATTGATAGGCAGCTTAAGTGATTTCACAATATCATTTGCCAGCGCGCGCATAGGAGTAATCCATACGACTTTCAGCGAAGACTTTTTTGTTTTATTTTTTTTAGACTGGTCTTCGTTAAGATATTCTATAACTGAACCAAGGAAAGCGGAATATGTTTTTCCTGTGCCGGTTGCTGAGTGAATTAAACCTGAATATCCCTTAGAATATAAATCCCATACTTCTTCCTGAAATTCAAAAGATTTCCATCCTTTGAAAGTAAACCAAGATTGTATTTTTTCCTGTCCTGTGTTCAATAAAATTATAACTAAATAAAAAAGGTTTCCGGAAAAACCGGAAACCTTTCAATGTAATAAATTAAATTTTAACTTATAATTAACTGCGTAATTCTTTTCTTCTTCTGAAAATTGAAATTACGAATCCTAATACAAGCACTCCCGTGCCAATCCATAAAACATTTATGAACGGCTTAATGGATGCAGTAAGAACTAACGTTTCTTCCGTTACTCCGTCCTTTGATGGATTCTTTTTATCAACAACTGCAATCATAGCAACTGCTCCGTCTTTTCCCTGTGCATTCATCTTTGTAAAGTAGAATTCATAGTTATCGTTTCCTGTCATTGAAGCTGGAGTATATTCAGGATTGCCTTCTGTATATTTTATCTTCGGAGATACTGTTTCCGTGAATTTGCTGTCAGTGACTTTCAAAGTTGCGCCAATCATAAAATTACCCGATTGCATTTCTTTTCCGCCCTGCTCTATTCCGCCGAAATCAAAATCAACAAACTGGATTTTCATATCACCGACTTTTATTTCATCGCCTTTCTTCATTTCATGGATATCCTTTTCTGAGAATTGTGACGGTTGCTCAAGTCCCATTGGCGAAAGATATAAATCCTTCGTCGGGAAGTTCGCTATGTCAGGATTTTTCATTACTCCGTTTGAGAACTGACTGAAGTACATTATCGGCTGCATTGTCATTTCCTTGCCGTCTTTTTCAACTATAACATTAAAGTGATACTTCGTATCTGTTTTGTTGTTAGGATCCTCAAATGGTTCTGCACCTACGTATGTAAATGTATAACCGAGAGCTTGTTTCGGTTTATTCAGTTCCAAAGAAATATTTTCTTCTTTGCTGTATTTTGATGAACCGATTATTCCAAGAAATACCAATGCCAAACCAACGTGAGCGATGTAAGCTCCTGCCTGGCTTCTGGTCTTTCTTATTATATTTACTGCTATTTCTATATTAATAAAGAATGTGAATAATGCTGCTAAAGCAAATAATGCGATTAGGAAATCCTGAACACCGATGTAAACTAATCCTAATGTAACTGCTAACGCTAAAATCAATGGGAACATTAACCCTTTGAAGAATTGTTTTTCAGGAGTGTTCTTCCATTTCAATAATAAACTGATACCGTTTATGAATGCAATCATGATTGCAATCGGGAGGTTCATTTTATTATAAAATGCTCCGTCAACAGAACCCTTAGAAATAATCGGCCAGCTTGTTCCTGCCGTAATAACAAGGGCTGCTGCGCATAAAGTAATCGTTCCTAAGAATAAAGAAGACTCTCTTGATAAAAGTTTGTTAGGATGAAGATTGAGTGCTTTCAGTTCTTTTGTTCTGTAAATCAATGCAACGATTGCAATCAGAATAAAAAGTCCTATGAATGCAACCAGCGCTATGTAAACTTCATGTCCCGGGTCAACAAAAGAGTGAACTGAAGAATCACCAAGTATTCCGCTTCTCGTTAAGAAGGTAGAGTACAGAACAAGTAAAAACGAAAGTATGCAAAGAATTAAATTTGTTTTTTTATAACCGCCTGTTCTTTTCTGCGCAATCATTGTGTGAATGGCTGCAACAGTAACTAACCATGGAATGAAAGAAGAATTTTCTACTGGATCCCATGCCCAGTAACCGCCCCATCCAAGTACGCCATAAGCCCAGTAACCGCCCATCATAATTCCGAGTCCTAATACACCGCCTGAAAATAACAACCACGGCATTGAAAATCTTACCCAGTCATCGTATTTGTTTTTCATCAGTGTTGCAATTGCAAAGCAAAACGGAACTGCTAACGATGCAAAACCTATAAACAATGTAGGTGGATGAATTGACATCCAGAAATTTTGTAATAATGGATTTAAACCTTTTCCTTTATCAGGAATAAAACCGACTTCAACATCGCCCGGCCATTTATCCCAGACATAAAGGAACGGTGATTTTAAAATTAAAATCAATGCAAGGAAGGCAAGTATAAGAGCATACACTGACATCACCTGCGGCTCAAGCCTGTCACCTTTCGAAACGTAATTTAATAAGAACACTCCTAAAACTGCCGTCATGAAAGTCCAGAGCATAAAGCTGCCTTCCTGCCCTGCGTAGAATGTAGAGATTAACAGGGGAAGCTGGAGCTCGCTGTTACTGTGTTCCCATATATAAGCAAACTCATAGTGATGAGTCAGAATGAGGTACATCATGTAAATTGCTGCGGAGATTACACTGATTGTTGTAACGTGAAAAAACAATCTTCCGAACTTTAAATATTTTTCTTTTCCGAGATGAACGAGAAAAAACGTTATCACGGAGATAATAGATGCAAAAAATGCAGCGTATACTAGAATTTTTCCTGCCATAATAATATTAAATAAATTACAAATTAACGGATTTCATTCCTGCTTCAGAATACCTGGTGCCGGAAATGGAATCCATTATTGATTTGAGTGTACTGATTTCTTCCTGAGTGAGCTGGATGTTTATGGCTTCAATATTCTCAAGAAGGTTTTTAATTTTTGTTGTTCCCGGGATGGGGAAAATATCCACACCCTGATTTAACAGCCATGCAAGAGCAAGCTGTGACGCTTTTATTTTTCTTTCATGCGCCATTTCTTCAACTTTTTTTACAAGCTGAAGATTTTTATCGAAGTTTTCTCCCATGAAACGGGGATTAACTCTTCTAAAATCGTTTTCTTCTAAATCTTCGTATTTTTTTATTTGACCTGTTAAAAATCCTCTGCCTAAAGGACTGTAAGCAACCAAAGCAATTCCAAGTTCTCTCATTACAGGCAACGGACCACTTTCGATATCTGTACTCCATAATGAATACTCACTCTGAACTGCCGTTAAAGGATGAACTGAATTTGCTTTACGGATTGTATCGCCTGATGCCTCTGATAACCCTATATATCTTACTTTGCCTTCTTTAATAAGCTCTGACATTGCACCAACAGTATCTTCTATCGGAGTCTTTGGATCAACTCTATGAAGAGAGAAGAGGTCAATGCTCTCCCGACCTAATCTTTTTAAGCTGGCTTCGCACGCTTTCTTAACATATTCAGGACTTCCGTTTACACCGCCTCTTGTGCCGTCTTCCTTTAATTCAACTCCGAATTTAGTAGAAAGAACAACTTTATTCCATCTATCATGGAAAGCTTTTTGAAGAAGTTCTTCATTTTTTCCGATGCCGTACATATCTGCCGTATCAATAAAATTAACTCCGTGCTCAACTGCAGCATGTAAAGTTTTTATCGATTCGTTGTCATCCGCCTTGCCGTAAAATTCAGACATTCCCATTGCGCCTAAGCCAATCGGAAATACTTCTAAATCACTGTTACCTATTTTTCTTTTTATCATTTTATCTGCTGAATCAAATCAGTTCTTAACGTCAGTTCCTTTTGCTTCGTATTTAGAAGGACATTTTGTTAAAATATCTTTTGCGTGGAAGTAGCCGTCTTTTACTTTTCCTTTTACTACAACTGCTTCTGCAACTTCAAAGTTATTCGGCTTTGCGCCGTCAAAAACAACTTTCATTTCGTTAGCGTTATCATCTTTCATGAAGAAAGTAAACTGGTTTGTATTGGCATCGAATTTAGAATCTTTATCCTTTACCCACTGGCCTTTTACTTCAACTGTACGCTGGCGGCTTTGCGCCTCCTGGAAATTCACATATTCAATTTTACTATCCATGAAGGACATAAAACCCACGACAAGGAATACCAAAACAATGATAACTCCTACTATTATTCTTGCCTGCTTAGACATAATTTTTAAAATTTAATTTTTTAATGTATTTATATTAATCCGGTTCTTCTAATTTTTGAACTTTTTTATCGAGCTTCCACAAGTAGCTGAAAATTCCTATCCATATTATCAATACTACAAGCATCACCAGCACTCTGGAATTATCCAGTAAAAATTTTACAATTGAATCCATTAAACTGCTATTCTCCTTAACTTTTTAATTGTTAATTTTTCTATCCTGACTCTTAAATTATAAATCCATACGTACAACATTACAAATCCTATTGACGAAGTATAAAATATAACTCTCATAGAAGAGTTCATTTCGTTTTTTACTACGGGTCCGCCGCCTGGACTTTGTGAGTCATCTGCAGAGCCGGGATGTAATCCCGGAAATACTCTCGGCATAATGAAAATAAAGAACGGAACGGTTAAAAAAGCTATGATTAAATACACAGCGGAAAGTCTTGCCTTTTTTTCTTCTTCATCTATTGAAGAACGGAGAATTAAATATGCAGCGTAGATTAACATCAGTAATAATATTGACATCATGCGCGGCTCATCTATTTTAAAGAATGTGCCCCAGTCAACTCTTGCCCAGATAGTGCCTGTTACATATCCAAGTACACAAAAGACTAAACCTATTTCAGCGGCGCAATGGGCTTTAAGATCGAAGTCCATATTTTTCGTAGTCAGATACCTGATTGAAAAATACATAGACATTAAAAAAGCTACTGATGCAACCCAGCTCATAGGCACGTGAAAGAAAATGTTTCTTGCGCGCTCGCCCAATCCCGGGATAAAATCAATCGGTGCCATTATGCCTGCAATACAAACTCCGCTGATAATAAAAAATACTAATATTTTATAATAAGTTTTCAATTTCTGAATTATTGAGGAATAGGTAATCCCATTTGATTATAAATTTCTTCTATCTTGTCTTTATTTGCGATTGCTTCCTGATTTTTAGGATCAAGCGCTAAAACTTTTCTGTAATATTTTAATGCGGGACGATATTTTTCTTTTGGAGGAACGTTAGCTTCAAACATCATGTAATTTCCTGCAGAAAGATTTTTTTCTATTGCAGCTTTTTTGTTTGCATCGGATTTATCTTTTTCATATTTAGCATCGGCATCTTCAGCTTCTTTTTTTACTTTATCAACTGTCTGGTCTTTGCCCGATTCTGTTTGTCCGTCTGTTTTGTTTTTATCTCCTATAGGAGGATGGTTAGGCGGTAATTCACCTGAAGGAGGAATTTGATTTTGTCCCGATGGTGGTGTTTGAGTAGTAGGAGTTTTTTTCTCCTCCATTTTAGCGCATCCTGCGATTACAAATAGTATAAGAATTAGTAAAGAAAAATATTTTTTCATTATTATTTTTAGTGTGTTAATTTTTTAAATTTTGATTTTTTTTGCCTAGTCTTCCCAGATATATTTAAACAATATGAACGAAGTAATAGTTACAACAACGGTATAGGAAAAAAGGAATAAAAATTCCGAATATAACCTGCCTGTTTCTACTCCGGCTGCCGATAATTTCCCTGCTTCTATTAAACTCAGAAGCAATGGCAGCAGCACAGGAAAAGCAAGAACCGGATACAGCGTTCCTTTTGAATTTGCTTTGGAAATTATTGCTGCAATTATAGTAGATGCAGAAACTAAGCCGAGATTACCAAGAAAAAAAGTAATCGTAAAACCGGCAAAGTTTTTTATAACAATTCCCGTAGCTCCTATGAAAAAAACAAATATTACAACGTTTATTAAAAAAGATAAAGCAAAATTAAAGAACAACTTACCTGCGAGCACTTCCGGATGAGAAGTGGAGAGTTTTAAAGCAACGGATGTTTCTTTTTCTTCTTCCTTAATGAAAACCCGCGAGAGTCCGCTGGAAGCGCTGAAAAATACTACAATCCAGAACAATCCCGATAAAATTTCGTTATCGGTTTTTTCATCGCCTAATGAAAATTTTATTATGGCGATTGTAACTATTACAAACATCAGGAGCGAATTGAAAGCATATCGAGTTCTCAATTCAGACTTAAAATCTTTCCTGAATATCTCTACCGAACTTTTAAACAAAATGACCTTTTACTATAAAAATACTACTG
The genomic region above belongs to Bacteroidota bacterium and contains:
- a CDS encoding CcmD family protein yields the protein MDSIVKFLLDNSRVLVMLVVLIIWIGIFSYLWKLDKKVQKLEEPD
- the ccsA gene encoding cytochrome c biogenesis protein CcsA, translating into MAGKILVYAAFFASIISVITFFLVHLGKEKYLKFGRLFFHVTTISVISAAIYMMYLILTHHYEFAYIWEHSNSELQLPLLISTFYAGQEGSFMLWTFMTAVLGVFLLNYVSKGDRLEPQVMSVYALILAFLALILILKSPFLYVWDKWPGDVEVGFIPDKGKGLNPLLQNFWMSIHPPTLFIGFASLAVPFCFAIATLMKNKYDDWVRFSMPWLLFSGGVLGLGIMMGGYWAYGVLGWGGYWAWDPVENSSFIPWLVTVAAIHTMIAQKRTGGYKKTNLILCILSFLLVLYSTFLTRSGILGDSSVHSFVDPGHEVYIALVAFIGLFILIAIVALIYRTKELKALNLHPNKLLSRESSLFLGTITLCAAALVITAGTSWPIISKGSVDGAFYNKMNLPIAIMIAFINGISLLLKWKNTPEKQFFKGLMFPLILALAVTLGLVYIGVQDFLIALFALAALFTFFINIEIAVNIIRKTRSQAGAYIAHVGLALVFLGIIGSSKYSKEENISLELNKPKQALGYTFTYVGAEPFEDPNNKTDTKYHFNVIVEKDGKEMTMQPIMYFSQFSNGVMKNPDIANFPTKDLYLSPMGLEQPSQFSEKDIHEMKKGDEIKVGDMKIQFVDFDFGGIEQGGKEMQSGNFMIGATLKVTDSKFTETVSPKIKYTEGNPEYTPASMTGNDNYEFYFTKMNAQGKDGAVAMIAVVDKKNPSKDGVTEETLVLTASIKPFINVLWIGTGVLVLGFVISIFRRRKELRS
- the pdeM gene encoding ligase-associated DNA damage response endonuclease PdeM — its product is MVIIIADEKLELFPEKAIYWEKERILFISDTHFGKTSTFRIQGIPVPAGGLNEDLKKITSLLNKTKAEKIYFLGDLFHSRMGKTPSVLDAVINWRENHKEIEMNLIRGNHDYHAGDPCEELDIKCYDEPFDLSPFVLKHEPEKSNDGYVLCGHIHPSIHLYGKGGSSLKAHCFYFTEKYAVLPAFGDFTGTYKIRPAENDRVFAVADDHIFEIKPKVFQ
- the ccsA gene encoding cytochrome c biogenesis protein CcsA — protein: MAPIDFIPGLGERARNIFFHVPMSWVASVAFLMSMYFSIRYLTTKNMDFDLKAHCAAEIGLVFCVLGYVTGTIWARVDWGTFFKIDEPRMMSILLLMLIYAAYLILRSSIDEEEKKARLSAVYLIIAFLTVPFFIFIMPRVFPGLHPGSADDSQSPGGGPVVKNEMNSSMRVIFYTSSIGFVMLYVWIYNLRVRIEKLTIKKLRRIAV
- a CDS encoding transcriptional regulator, which produces MNNIINGLDKLLESRVRLGVMSILSVNESMDFNALKEMMNLTDGNLASHVNALEKEKYIKVKKGFIGKKTKTSYSLTDKGKKAFEEHLNALEKLIKESF
- a CDS encoding ligase-associated DNA damage response DEXH box helicase; translated protein: MNTGQEKIQSWFTFKGWKSFEFQEEVWDLYSKGYSGLIHSATGTGKTYSAFLGSVIEYLNEDQSKKNKTKKSSLKVVWITPMRALANDIVKSLKLPINDMGIDWTIESRTGDTTTTQRARQMKSMPDVLVTTPESLTLLISQKDSKKMFSDLRCIVIDEWHELLSSKRGVMTELALARLRMWNKKLKVWGVSATIGNLKTALQVLVGNKKNIKTKIVEGIQSKEIIIDSIMPDKIERFPWAGHIGLQLLPKVVEEIDKWRSVIVFTNTRSQTEIWFQAILNERPDWAGRIALHHGSIGREVREFVENELREGKMKCVVSTSSLDLGVDFSPVERVLQVGSPKGVARLLQRAGRSGHQPGGVSRVTCVPTNAFELIEISAVRDAALENKVEDRIPIEKPLDLLSQHLVTLALGDGYELDKVYKEVKTTYSYRNLTEAEFLWALDFVTKGGSTLEAYPEFHKVVKEDDKYIVENRRIAQRHRMSIGTIVSESSMIVQFMGGSRLGSIEESFISRLNPGDVFVFSGRSLEFIKAKDMTAYVKKSNRKNGIVPRWDGGRLPLSGMLSEGIRKNITSAKHGIYKSREMQAVQSLLEFQDELSALPAFNEILIEKIKTREGFHVFIYTFEGKLVNEGFNALFGYRISKIKSMTFSMASSDYGLELLSSEEIPIEEAIQNGLFSTDNLLDDIQQSLNTSELSKRQFRQIARIAGLIFQGYPGSNKSVRQIQASTGLFYDIFTKYDPENLLLHQTHREVLENQLEQTRLVQTLKRFNKSKITITNPERPTPLCFPLLAEIFREKMSTEQFSDRIRKLIEQYDKEN
- a CDS encoding heme exporter protein CcmB translates to MFKSSVEIFRKDFKSELRTRYAFNSLLMFVIVTIAIIKFSLGDEKTDNEILSGLFWIVVFFSASSGLSRVFIKEEEKETSVALKLSTSHPEVLAGKLFFNFALSFLINVVIFVFFIGATGIVIKNFAGFTITFFLGNLGLVSASTIIAAIISKANSKGTLYPVLAFPVLLPLLLSLIEAGKLSAAGVETGRLYSEFLFLFSYTVVVTITSFILFKYIWED
- a CDS encoding aldo/keto reductase, translated to MIKRKIGNSDLEVFPIGLGAMGMSEFYGKADDNESIKTLHAAVEHGVNFIDTADMYGIGKNEELLQKAFHDRWNKVVLSTKFGVELKEDGTRGGVNGSPEYVKKACEASLKRLGRESIDLFSLHRVDPKTPIEDTVGAMSELIKEGKVRYIGLSEASGDTIRKANSVHPLTAVQSEYSLWSTDIESGPLPVMRELGIALVAYSPLGRGFLTGQIKKYEDLEENDFRRVNPRFMGENFDKNLQLVKKVEEMAHERKIKASQLALAWLLNQGVDIFPIPGTTKIKNLLENIEAINIQLTQEEISTLKSIMDSISGTRYSEAGMKSVNL
- a CDS encoding TfoX/Sxy family DNA transformation protein, which produces MNQKESIKELMQIPSVGVSIANDLYGIGIKKIKDLENKNPRRLYEKLNKTTGATHDVCVLYAFRCAVYFASNKKHDKEKLKWWNWKNLTINENKNYEH
- a CDS encoding cytochrome c maturation protein CcmE yields the protein MSKQARIIVGVIIVLVFLVVGFMSFMDSKIEYVNFQEAQSRQRTVEVKGQWVKDKDSKFDANTNQFTFFMKDDNANEMKVVFDGAKPNNFEVAEAVVVKGKVKDGYFHAKDILTKCPSKYEAKGTDVKN